The Mugil cephalus isolate CIBA_MC_2020 chromosome 8, CIBA_Mcephalus_1.1, whole genome shotgun sequence genome segment AAATAACTCCGGATAATAAGCTGAATCCCGAGTTACACCTTATTAAAACTCAACATAACGCTCATTTGGATTTGTTGAAGAGTTTGCTAATAATTATATGAGCCATTCTGCAGATGCTGCAAGTGATGCTTGCACGCATCTTGAACGTAGCTTCGAGGTGGTTGGATCCCGCTACAAAAACTTTCACTGCCCgctcatcttttctgcttttaGAAAAAAGTCCTCCAGTAAAATATGATGAGATGTCAAGAAAGCTTGTCTTTtccatacataaataaacaagagacTAACGAGTATGATCAAAACTAAACTACAACAGGTAACCATTAACCCACGCACACTCACAGCAGCATagatatgtgttttttaattcatttcttcATTAATTTGCCGGATACCTCTGAAAATTCAGCataacagaagaaataaaaaagagaagttTCCTCTTTCATATCTGTACAGTTAGTGTCAGGGCAGAGGATAAACTTGAACAGAACTGTGAACTTGTCTGATCTGTCTTTTAGTGGGGAGCCGGGCGCAGCCGTATAGATGGAGCACCTTCAACCTAAAAAGAGACAAGAATAGAAACAACAAGCGGTACGtaactgtgttttaataagCTATCACTAGAGAGCTAGATATGGGAGAGCTCCAACTCTTTATTCTGGCATATCACACCACAAGCAGctgatttctgttttctcaaCAGAGGCATCAAACAGTTGGTATTCATAGCTCAAGTATTGACACTTTCTATTTTCATGGTCAGTAAAATTGATTTTTCATCGTTCTCATCATAAGAAGAATTTGGAGCctgtttcctccgtgttttatAACTGACACGTCTTATGAAAGCCTCATTCAGAGTTTCAGGCCTTTTAAGCTTTTCAGcatgtttgaatgttttcctATTGACTCTTCCACACCTACATAAACTTCAATAGGATGGTTGTACTtgtaaataaaagagagagtATGAgtatatactgatcagccacaacattaaaaccactggcatgagaagtaaataagaCTGAACATTTTGCGGCAATTCAGTGTTCCgtggggaaacttttggacctgacattcatgtggatgttaacttagacatgtaccacccacctagagcagacacccccaccccatagcaatgacactccttgatggcagcagtcattcccagcaggatgcaggcgcacacacaaaaaaatggtttaggaacatctcaaaaaacacaagagaaaaacagcacaaggtgttcacctggcctccaaattcactagatcccaaactgatcaagtatcagtggggtgcactggaacaagtctgatccacaaaggcccctcctctcaaccacaccacacacaggacctcctcagaaggcccatgtccattctctacacagtattaggaaggtggtcataatgttatgcctgatcagtgtatcaaTACAGCTGTTAATTTTCCACCAAAAgttaaacaaacatataaatacatGACTAAAAATGTATGTGTCTGTGAACCATCATAGACACCGGGTTGTTCGCTGCTCGGTGAAAATAACGCTGACACATCCTGACTGTGTTTTCTGGAAAGGTttcatttcatgtgtgtgtgtgtgtgtgtgtgtgtgtgtgtgtgtgtgtttacctctTACAGTGTCGACAGAGCTTCAGTATCTTCTCTAACGTGATGTGGCAGAAACTGAGTTTGACAGTATGAAGGTGTTCACTGCAGTAATTTGCCAGTAGAGAAACcctgtgtcacacacacacacacacacacacacacacacacatacacacacacaaaatgcacacGGTTCCTGTGTATTAGTGTGACATTTTAGTGATCTCTGTTATTGTGGATACCTCAGGACATGGTGACCATCAGTCAAGACATGTCACGATTAcattgattagttttttttgtgtgccaGGTGTTGTACCCTCTGTTCCCTGTGCCGGTGGAGCTGAGATCCAGCTGCTGAACTCTTCTGCAGCCCAGCGCTATAGACTGAACACCTGCATCTGTTACTGCCTTACAGCCACTCACATTAAGGGATCtgactcgcacacacacacacacacacacatttctgttgatttgaatgtaaatacCACATCCTCTTTACCAAAGTTTACTCTAAGGGTTAAAAACTGGATCTTAGCATTTAGAATTACTTTTCCTTACTTCCGTTACCTACATTACCTACTTTACTTTTCGTTATTTATTGTTACTTTTTGTTCCTTATTGTTACTTTTTGTTACTTGTCCTTACTTACATGACTTTCTGTTACCTACGTTACCTACGTTACCTACGTTACCTACGTTACTTACGTTACTTGTTACCTACGTAgctttttgttacttttgttacttttcattacttttGTTACTTTTCATTACTTAATTATCCACCCTATTTTTTATCACTATTCATTactttttcttacttttcattactttttattatCTGCGTTAcctattctttgttttttgatcaaaaagtaattttttgttacttttcacTACTTTCCGTTATCTACATTACCTACCCTATTTTTTATcgcttttcattatttttctttctgctaCCTACATtactaacattttttttgtaacttttcaTTACTTTCAATACTTTTCGTAGAGTCAGGCATTGCGTTCAAAGAATAATGAAATGTATGTTCATACCTGATGCCAGGTGTGTACTTGCTGATGCTGTGCAGCGTCAGGTCAGTGACTCCAGGACACGAGCTGAAGGTCAAACTCTGAAGTTCGACACAGTTGTGGAGCAAAGAGTCCACTGTGGAATCATCCAGCTGTAATTAGAGAGCATGATTAAACTCTAGGTAAGAGTTTGTCAACACAAAGTTGTTGGATCAAGTAACGAAATGACCAATTTAGCACCTGCAGTCCAGTGAGATTCAGTGAAATGAGACGTTTgagctgtgatgtcatcacCATGAGACTGTGGACACTGACATTTGGCACCTGTCCGACATTTAGATGCTGAAGACCAGGACacatctgaaacacagagaCGGAACGATTGTACATCCACCTAGACAGATGCCATACAATAGTTAAGAGGTGGTAGCtaatgttttattagtttaaaactagataaaataaaatacctcatATACAGTCTGAAGACAGGACGCAGTGAGAAACTGACAGCCAAACACCTCCAACCTGCACAGGCTAAACAACAGACATGTCATATGATAACATGAATGAGTTATACATGAAAATGgcagatgaaaaaaatctaatattgACCAAGGCATGTTCCAGCAAATCTGGAAATCAGACATTCCCACTGTGGATAAACCCAACCCATGTGAAGTGATTTGGGATTGTGACTTATTGGCAAAAGGGTAAATGCACAAATTTTGAGATATCAAAGACAAGAGAACACATCCACGCAGCACACACTTACAAATTTACATTCACATCCAATTGACCTATGTTAGTATGATACGGAGCAGAAGAGTAAATTTGACAGTGGAGAATTCTGacctctctttgtgttttacgGTGAGCTCCTTCAGTGAGACGTCAGTGATGTGGCAGCCGTTCAGGACAACAGATTTTAGTCTTATCCTACAATAAATGAAGATGAACGAAGGATTAATACTGTTGGTCCAATTAACAATCCATACAAGCATCCATATACTCATCCATCCAGGCTACATGCTGCCATTCACAACCACCTTTTAATGTACAGtgattttaacttttaatacaaCTATTTACAATCATGGCAATGACTGACCAACCACTGTtcaagtgttttcttttgttttctgtctcagaCAGAGCTTAATcatacaagaaaaacaaaaatacacattcaGTTCTGTCTGTAAATCTGATCACAAACGCAAAAAATGTCCACACGTCCATCCACACTTCAAAACTTCAAAAGACACCTGTGTATGCGTCACTCTTctttggatgtgtttgtgtttcgaTTACTCATGTTGCGAGGAACTAAATATGCAAACGCGTTCACATTGGACTGACCGTGAGGCGCAGTCACTCAGAGCTTTCACTCCCGCGTCCGTCGCTCCACTCCAGCTTAGGTCCACATCGACCACACGATCACAAAACTGACCAACCAGAGACAACACGCAGTCGCCATGGAGACGAGGACCGGTACAACTTGTGACCTTGAGTTCCTGTAAATAACAGTTAAGTATTGCACAAATAAGGTTATCTTTATCATCCCATTCCTGAGttatagaacattttaaagtgtgtctACAACGAAAGACTTTGATCTCCTGTCACCATCCGTCACTCATCATATATTGACCCAATTGACAGCAGACAGTAACCTTTTTATGTACTGTAGTGCCATGTGTTGTATTATCACTGACAGCAGGCTGGTGCATCCCGGGTGTGAGGTCCATAAAACCAAGTGTGAGCACAGTGCATCTCATTGTCAAGTGTTCAAACAGTAAAGCGGTTCATCGATCAGGAGGTTCCTATCCTGTAACCTGAGAAGCCACACTGTGAAGTTACGTGATTCCAAAACATCTAAAAGCTTTTACCAAACATCCCTCCACTCCTGAATAATCAATGAATCGGCGTAGGTTAATTTTTACCTGCAGAGAATTTCTGCACAGAGAGAAGAACGTCTCCAgcccagaggaggagacagagtgTCCACTGCAGCTGTACAGGGACAGGGTACGAGGACAACGTCTGCCCACACACAGCAACCACTGGTCGGTTAAAGCAGAGTTTTCAATCCTTAGATTTTTCCCTTAAGAGggagaaatgaggagaaaaacataaagtaatgctttcttcttcttcttcttcttcttcttcttattattattatcattcataaTAATGCAAATGTTTGGTTCTGACCAACAGTTTGAGTGCAGGTCTGAGTTATCATCTGAATGTTTGTCCAGGGAGTTGTACTGTACAGGACTTACATCATGAGAACACACCATGTGCTGCTACTTAGGAAAGTTTGGGACGTCCGTTTGACCTATGTCCAATGTTTAACCTGAACCCTGAACGGCCTAAAAGCTGCACGACACCGTGACTGCAGCATTATTTTCAAGTGAGATGTGTTTAAGGTGTCTGGCAGACACTCACAGAGCGAGTGATCGGTGGCCAGGGCGTGCAGGCGCCGGCAGACCTGCACCACGCCGCACAAATCCCTCAGAGGCACCAGAGACAAGATGGACAGCCACACCTCATCAGGTAAACACAGCCAGCTGTCACACGCAGGGATGCCCGCTGGCTGGCAGGTGTaacgacaacaacacacaaatacacgtCTCATTTTAGAAATGTATTAATAAGCGCGActctttcaaatgaaaatcttcagaagctgtaaaaacagataaaaatcaTAGTTCTCGCTGGTGCAgtaattttataaaaaaaaaatcaaatatgaaGTTTTCTCACGCTGGTTTTACAGCTGTTGGTCAAACTGATGTGCAGCGTTGTACctgcaataacacacacacacatatacataaatattCTGGTATAGtttaaaacttaaacttaaatttCCATATAAATTCCTGACATCATGATACACAAACACCAGCTCAAATGAaaatctcttctttcttttttttgccttgtgACTTTCTGCTGGATCAGTGTCTGATGAAACGTGAAATTAATTTCAAACAAGGCCCGCAAAAGAggaacagacacacagtcatCTACAAGCTACTAAAAATACATCAGTCATATGACGCCTTTGTGACTTTgctttttgtgttatttaaaggcttgttgttggtggtgcgtttgtatgtttgtatgttacCCTCTGATGGTGATTTCAACCCCGGGTCATCACGATGATGAGCCTCTGCAGGCTGCACAAGCGTTGGTGTATCTCTGTAAGGTGATGCATGATTCAGTCTGTCATCTGGTCTCCTTGTGTGTCTCTTCGTGGATTTGATTTCATCTTGACAGCTGTTAGAGACAGACGTAGAGCTTCCCTTTATGTCATCAGACAGTATCGTCTGCTTCTGAAGGAGCAGTGCTTTTATTTAGGAAAACTAATCTGACATCCGTTATCACTAATAGGATTAAAGATTGTAGTTTGAATTATTTGATGGCGGTACctaaaaaacattatttacaaTAATTAACAAGATCTGGACAAATACGATGATTACTTTTGCACAAAttatacaacaaaacaaagtgttaCCATGGCAACGTTCCTCTAGACGAGGAcgtgtttgaattttttttgagTTCTAGAGgagcttcatttcttttttgtggacTCTGATGACCCGTCCTGCCTGGGTGACGTCTAATCTTGTTTCTCTGCAGTCCTGACCACGGACAGATAGATAAACAGATAGACAGAGAGGCAGGCTGAGGACACAGATGACTACTCAACCCCTTTTACCTCAGGATGCCTTGAAGTAGAAGAGAGAACTTCCTGCTGACTCTCAGCATATGCTGCATCATGTTTAGGAGTTTATGAGTAGTTTCACGTAAGGCTGGAGCTTcgtgtgtttaaataaatacatcttatattgtgatatttgttACCTGGTTTAGCAGTAAGAGCAGCGGCTTCAGGTTTGGTCCTAACCTCCTCATGTGATGTTAGGGCTTCTGCAGGTTTCTTCATTAAATCAGTGGGTTTGCAGGCTGCAGGTGTTTGCTTCGCACTTTGGCAAGATTTGGTCTCTTT includes the following:
- the LOC125012415 gene encoding uncharacterized protein LOC125012415; the protein is MDKSVEHVAQTAFQMELRPVSELLEDSGNYRRNFQQEPSFPLLSDSVFSEQQKLRLVLEWANGFLRGRSEVCHEVCGVNSLTSSDVKKGETEDRSDAYKHSPTAKYHLNVSLAAGDNEVCGGERSLENIWPPGSSSCKNNEQNNYLRGHKPPSPHDIHHPFSLSLNEDEETLPGKREDVKRVKPQHTMNKQSPPHISNQRHQPDMPDSRANQTLASDTATHLIKESTASQSSGSREESAVFAAASDSKPLLRSNDFTVTIYKTAGAQSKGPEDSKKIEAEGDQKERIEGDRAEENCGKIKKESDFVVHASDKMRNGEPEGAPEQHSSTCCLKLRSHLTVYEQYQLCVDQLHHIRLRQSQCFTATIQPLDKDQKEEETSAKAVSSALTASCLDPTSALTNPKQLTTEERHSHVINKKQDRKREAHTKETKSCQSAKQTPAACKPTDLMKKPAEALTSHEEVRTKPEAAALTAKPGLQRNKIRRHPGRTGHQSPQKRNEAPLELKKNSNTSSSRGTLPCCQDEIKSTKRHTRRPDDRLNHASPYRDTPTLVQPAEAHHRDDPGLKSPSEGTTLHISLTNSCKTSPAGIPACDSWLCLPDEVWLSILSLVPLRDLCGVVQVCRRLHALATDHSLWKNLRIENSALTDQWLLCVGRRCPRTLSLYSCSGHSVSSSGLETFFSLCRNSLQELKVTSCTGPRLHGDCVLSLVGQFCDRVVDVDLSWSGATDAGVKALSDCASRIRLKSVVLNGCHITDVSLKELTVKHKESLCRLEVFGCQFLTASCLQTVYEMCPGLQHLNVGQVPNVSVHSLMVMTSQLKRLISLNLTGLQLDDSTVDSLLHNCVELQSLTFSSCPGVTDLTLHSISKYTPGIRSLNVSGCKAVTDAGVQSIALGCRRVQQLDLSSTGTGNRGVSLLANYCSEHLHTVKLSFCHITLEKILKLCRHCKRLKVLHLYGCARLPTKRQIRQVHSSVQVYPLP